The Kitasatospora sp. NBC_00374 genome has a segment encoding these proteins:
- a CDS encoding sugar isomerase domain-containing protein: MPSPSAADFAAAAHAAIDRVSKEQAEGVAAAAELIVAALAADGVVQAFGTGHSEALAMEIAGRAGGLVPTNRIALRDVVLRGGRPVEILEGPELERGTESAALLWELTAPHPADVFVLASNSGVNGCVVELAHLAKRHGHPLIVITSAEHTARVEPKHPSGLRLRDLADVVLDNGAPYGDAVLPMAGGARACGISSITAALLAQQIVAEVIRRIEQTGGVPPVYLSANIPGGDEHNRALEARYVGRIRRAS; the protein is encoded by the coding sequence GTGCCCTCTCCCTCAGCAGCGGACTTCGCGGCCGCGGCCCACGCCGCCATCGACCGCGTCAGCAAGGAGCAGGCCGAAGGGGTCGCGGCGGCAGCCGAGTTGATCGTGGCCGCGCTCGCCGCCGACGGCGTCGTCCAGGCCTTCGGCACCGGACACTCGGAGGCCCTCGCGATGGAGATCGCCGGCCGCGCCGGCGGCCTCGTCCCCACCAACCGGATCGCCCTGCGCGACGTGGTGCTGCGCGGCGGCCGCCCGGTCGAGATCCTCGAAGGCCCCGAACTGGAACGCGGCACCGAGTCCGCCGCCCTCCTCTGGGAGCTCACCGCCCCGCACCCCGCCGACGTCTTCGTGCTGGCCTCCAACTCCGGCGTCAACGGCTGCGTGGTCGAACTCGCCCACCTGGCCAAGCGCCACGGCCATCCCCTGATCGTCATCACCTCCGCCGAACACACCGCCCGGGTCGAGCCCAAGCACCCCTCCGGCCTGCGGCTGCGCGACCTCGCCGACGTCGTCCTCGACAACGGCGCCCCGTACGGCGACGCCGTCCTCCCGATGGCGGGCGGCGCCAGGGCCTGCGGTATCTCCTCCATCACCGCCGCCCTGCTCGCCCAGCAGATCGTCGCCGAGGTGATCCGCCGGATCGAGCAGACCGGCGGCGTTCCACCGGTCTACCTGTCGGCCAACATCCCCGGCGGCGACGAGCACAACCGAGCCCTGGAGGCCCGCTACGTCGGCCGCATCCGGCGCGCCTCGTGA
- a CDS encoding N-acetylglucosamine kinase — MTTSPLVLGLDVGGSTTRVLVADLTGRILGAARGPGGNPVSNGEPAAARAIADTLGAALADLDPARVAAGVLGLAGGRAGAPELARIWAGAGLPRAPRLTGDVELAYAAGTSRPDGTALISGTGAVAALFHDFTMVRCADGHGWLLGDRGSGFWLGRAAVRTALSAVDRGDLPLTGLAADVLAALLPEPPAGPGSPTAQEPPSPLRLRAALIGAVHAGPPVRLARLAPLVLDAARAGDPAARGLVERAADHLLETLGTVREPGSALPVVLAGGVLDVSSPLAEAVRTRVADHWPEAGIGHAGNGAGAAAWLAARSLDTAVDLAELHQLLVGADFGPQPDLAAHSPNPLLPSAD; from the coding sequence GTGACCACGAGCCCCCTCGTCCTCGGCCTGGACGTCGGCGGCTCCACCACCCGCGTCCTGGTCGCCGACCTCACCGGACGGATCCTGGGCGCAGCCCGCGGCCCCGGCGGAAACCCGGTCTCCAACGGTGAACCGGCCGCCGCCCGGGCCATCGCCGACACCCTCGGCGCCGCGCTCGCCGACCTCGACCCGGCCCGGGTCGCCGCCGGCGTGCTCGGCCTGGCCGGCGGCCGGGCGGGCGCCCCGGAGCTGGCCCGGATCTGGGCCGGCGCCGGCCTGCCGCGCGCACCCCGGCTCACCGGTGACGTCGAGCTGGCGTACGCGGCGGGCACCAGCCGCCCGGACGGCACCGCGCTGATCAGCGGCACGGGCGCGGTCGCGGCGCTGTTCCACGACTTCACCATGGTCCGCTGCGCCGACGGCCACGGCTGGCTGCTCGGTGACCGGGGCTCGGGCTTCTGGCTCGGCCGGGCCGCCGTCCGCACCGCGCTCTCCGCCGTCGACCGCGGCGACCTGCCCCTGACCGGCCTCGCGGCCGACGTGCTCGCCGCCCTGCTGCCCGAGCCGCCCGCGGGGCCCGGGTCACCCACCGCCCAGGAGCCGCCGTCACCGCTACGCCTGCGCGCCGCGCTGATCGGCGCCGTCCACGCCGGGCCGCCCGTACGGCTGGCGCGGCTCGCCCCCCTCGTCCTCGACGCGGCCAGGGCCGGTGACCCGGCCGCCCGTGGCCTGGTCGAGCGGGCGGCCGATCACCTGCTGGAGACCCTCGGGACCGTGCGCGAGCCCGGGTCCGCACTCCCGGTGGTGCTGGCCGGCGGTGTCCTCGACGTCTCCTCGCCACTCGCCGAGGCCGTCCGCACCCGGGTGGCCGACCACTGGCCCGAAGCGGGGATCGGTCATGCCGGCAACGGCGCGGGCGCGGCGGCCTGGCTCGCCGCCCGGAGCCTGGACACCGCCGTGGACCTGGCCGAGCTGCACCAGCTGCTGGTCGGCGCGGACTTCGGGCCGCAGCCGGACCTCGCTGCGCACAGCCCCAATCCGCTTCTACCATCAGCTGATTGA
- a CDS encoding serpin family protein translates to MDTAETTTRAVNSLTARWAGELDGRTSTVLTAVGVWPLLAFLAAGADRPVRAELAEALGLPAEGAAERARALLDTVRGLPGASAAIGLWTRKDLHLDEGWLAELGPGAHARLTGDPAVDRARLNAWADHRTGGLIRTMPVQPDPTLRLVLASALIVRTEWLHPFGPTRIRPAAGPWGGRELAALHVDSPALYDRLAVADTAAGPVTEVRLPGTGDIDVHLLTGTADAPLAAVLAAGLDLLDGRTPRSPARAATRPDGGRWPALTVREEESARPGNRLALTTVPFTVDAEHDLLARAGLFGLATASGPGGFPGIAPAEPLFVSQAGQSATATFGRLGFEAAAVTAMTMSRRSVGQRPPGGRITVAEVLLDRPFAFLAVHRPSGLALAAGWVTEPSDDAGGRR, encoded by the coding sequence TTGGACACGGCGGAGACCACCACACGGGCAGTCAACTCGCTCACCGCGCGCTGGGCCGGGGAGCTCGACGGACGGACGTCGACCGTCCTCACCGCGGTCGGCGTCTGGCCCCTGCTGGCCTTCCTCGCGGCGGGCGCGGACCGGCCGGTCCGCGCGGAGCTGGCCGAGGCGCTCGGCCTGCCCGCCGAGGGAGCCGCCGAACGGGCCCGCGCCCTCCTCGACACCGTCCGCGGCCTGCCCGGCGCGAGCGCGGCGATCGGGCTCTGGACCCGCAAGGACCTGCACCTGGACGAGGGCTGGCTGGCCGAACTGGGACCCGGCGCCCATGCCCGGCTCACCGGCGACCCCGCCGTGGACCGGGCCCGTCTGAACGCCTGGGCGGACCACCGTACCGGCGGGCTGATCAGGACCATGCCGGTGCAGCCGGACCCCACCCTCCGGCTGGTCCTGGCGAGCGCGCTGATCGTACGCACCGAGTGGCTGCACCCCTTCGGCCCCACCCGGATCCGGCCGGCCGCGGGCCCGTGGGGCGGCCGCGAGCTCGCCGCCCTGCACGTCGACAGTCCGGCGCTGTACGACCGGCTCGCGGTGGCGGACACCGCGGCCGGACCGGTCACCGAGGTACGCCTGCCCGGCACCGGTGACATCGACGTCCACCTGCTGACCGGTACCGCGGACGCGCCGCTCGCCGCCGTGCTCGCCGCCGGACTGGACCTGCTGGACGGCCGCACCCCGCGCAGCCCCGCCCGTGCCGCCACCCGGCCGGACGGCGGCCGGTGGCCCGCTCTGACGGTCCGGGAGGAGGAGAGCGCCCGGCCGGGGAACCGGCTCGCGCTCACCACGGTCCCCTTCACGGTCGACGCCGAGCACGACCTGCTCGCCAGAGCGGGCCTGTTCGGCCTCGCCACGGCCTCCGGCCCGGGGGGATTCCCGGGGATTGCTCCGGCCGAGCCGCTGTTCGTCTCCCAGGCCGGGCAGAGCGCCACCGCCACCTTCGGCCGGCTCGGCTTCGAGGCGGCCGCCGTCACCGCCATGACGATGTCCCGCAGGAGCGTCGGACAGCGCCCGCCGGGCGGGCGGATCACGGTGGCCGAGGTGCTCCTCGACCGGCCCTTCGCCTTCCTCGCGGTCCACCGCCCGTCCGGCCTCGCCCTGGCGGCGGGCTGGGTCACCGAACCGTCGGACGACGCCGGCGGCAGGCGCTGA
- a CDS encoding chaplin, with product MRKLAYGAFGSAAAAALLLGSAGIAAAGGASAEGVTAGSPGIAAAGGASAEGVTAGSPGVLSGNQLQVPVHVPINLCGNTVDIIGLLNPAFGNSCLNA from the coding sequence ATGCGCAAGCTCGCCTACGGCGCGTTCGGTTCTGCCGCGGCCGCGGCCCTGCTGCTCGGCTCCGCCGGCATCGCCGCCGCCGGTGGCGCGTCGGCCGAGGGTGTCACCGCCGGCTCCCCCGGCATCGCCGCCGCCGGTGGCGCGTCGGCCGAGGGTGTCACCGCCGGCTCCCCCGGCGTGCTGTCGGGCAACCAGCTCCAGGTCCCGGTGCACGTGCCGATCAACCTGTGCGGCAACACCGTCGACATCATCGGCCTGCTCAACCCGGCGTTCGGCAACTCCTGCCTCAACGCCTGA
- a CDS encoding chaplin codes for MRNIKKAAALSLAAAGLVLGAAGGASASSSAEAVVANSPGVLSGNNIQIPVHIPVNICGNSIGVISILNPAFGNSCANVG; via the coding sequence ATGCGCAACATCAAGAAGGCTGCCGCCCTCTCGCTCGCCGCGGCCGGCCTGGTGCTCGGTGCGGCCGGCGGTGCCTCCGCCAGCTCCAGCGCCGAGGCCGTCGTCGCCAACTCCCCCGGCGTGCTCTCCGGCAACAACATCCAGATCCCGGTGCACATCCCGGTCAACATCTGCGGCAACTCGATCGGCGTCATCTCGATCCTCAACCCGGCGTTCGGCAACTCCTGCGCCAA
- a CDS encoding RICIN domain-containing protein, with the protein MALLAAAGLSLALGLGAMPSALAADTGPSAAGPAAKAPAIVALGDSAISGEGAGTDTGDDYTPGTDTPTNYCHRSGKSEIFVTGLGGLTPIDLACSGAQTGDLVSDPELAKITGGGSGDFGEPKQDVRLAQVASQYDVKMVVVTIGANDDFDFSGIMLSCLAQYFPIPKSQGCRDTIGTPEIARRAEGVKPKVVAALTDIRNTMRGAGYQDSSYQLVYQSYFTPITPDIRRNDYAGKVADGCPAFPEDLAWGHNLVVPMLSDALRQAVSQVPGVRYLDQRRVSFGHEVCAEWTSSPYEYTNGDVIDLSERTRNGCDQEIGIPGVCMNMVRQSYHLRVAGYRAEAVCLAQFYRQPALEQAFCSLDQQNTTSITPLTPGRPFPDHPEDGSWYQLTNAATGTVLDLAGGGTYGDSTDGRSAIVYPAAGSLNQSFVFESTSDGGYELDFSGNRAMCLDASGGSTAPGTPLLQWRCHGGANQHWMLTAVGDGTYKIASAQDQGKVAAAATARDGQGNPLVQLAADSGAADQHWRLEKLGIVYLHG; encoded by the coding sequence GTGGCCCTGCTGGCCGCCGCCGGACTGTCCCTCGCCCTCGGCCTGGGTGCGATGCCCAGCGCGCTCGCCGCGGACACCGGGCCGTCCGCCGCGGGGCCGGCGGCGAAGGCCCCCGCGATCGTCGCGCTCGGCGACAGCGCCATCTCGGGGGAGGGCGCCGGCACCGACACCGGCGACGACTACACCCCCGGCACCGACACCCCGACCAACTACTGCCACCGCAGCGGCAAGTCGGAGATCTTCGTCACCGGTCTCGGCGGGCTCACCCCGATCGACCTCGCCTGCTCCGGCGCGCAGACCGGCGACCTGGTCAGCGACCCCGAACTGGCGAAGATCACCGGCGGCGGCAGCGGAGACTTCGGCGAGCCCAAGCAGGACGTCCGACTCGCCCAGGTGGCAAGCCAGTACGACGTCAAGATGGTGGTCGTCACGATCGGCGCCAACGACGACTTCGACTTCAGCGGCATCATGCTGAGCTGCCTGGCCCAGTACTTCCCGATCCCCAAGTCCCAGGGCTGCCGCGACACCATCGGCACCCCGGAGATCGCCCGGCGGGCCGAGGGCGTCAAGCCCAAGGTGGTCGCCGCGCTCACCGACATCCGCAACACCATGCGCGGGGCCGGGTACCAGGACTCCTCGTACCAGCTGGTCTACCAGTCGTACTTCACCCCGATCACCCCCGACATCCGGCGCAACGACTACGCCGGCAAGGTCGCCGACGGCTGCCCGGCCTTCCCCGAGGACCTCGCCTGGGGCCACAACCTGGTCGTCCCGATGCTCAGCGACGCGCTGCGGCAGGCCGTCTCCCAGGTGCCCGGGGTGCGCTACCTGGACCAGCGCCGGGTCAGTTTCGGCCACGAGGTCTGCGCCGAGTGGACCAGCTCGCCGTACGAGTACACCAACGGTGACGTCATCGACCTCTCCGAGCGCACCCGCAACGGCTGCGACCAGGAGATCGGCATCCCCGGGGTGTGCATGAACATGGTCCGGCAGTCGTACCACCTGCGGGTCGCGGGCTACCGGGCCGAGGCGGTCTGCCTGGCGCAGTTCTACCGGCAGCCCGCGCTGGAACAGGCGTTCTGCAGCCTCGACCAGCAGAACACCACCTCCATCACCCCGCTCACCCCCGGCCGGCCCTTCCCGGACCACCCCGAGGACGGCTCCTGGTACCAGCTCACCAACGCCGCCACCGGCACGGTGCTGGACCTCGCCGGCGGCGGCACCTACGGCGACTCGACCGACGGCCGCAGCGCCATCGTCTATCCGGCGGCCGGCAGCCTGAACCAGTCCTTCGTCTTCGAGAGCACGTCGGACGGCGGCTACGAGCTGGACTTCAGCGGCAACCGCGCCATGTGCCTGGACGCCAGTGGCGGCTCCACCGCCCCCGGCACCCCGCTGCTGCAGTGGCGGTGTCACGGCGGCGCCAACCAGCACTGGATGCTCACGGCGGTCGGCGACGGCACCTACAAGATCGCTTCCGCCCAGGACCAGGGCAAGGTCGCGGCGGCCGCCACCGCCCGCGACGGCCAGGGCAACCCGCTGGTGCAGCTCGCCGCCGACAGCGGCGCGGCGGACCAGCACTGGCGGCTGGAGAAGCTGGGCATCGTCTACCTGCACGGCTGA
- a CDS encoding chaplin produces MSVKKVAAVGAAVVGIVAAGAGSAMASSSAEGVTAGSPGVLSGNQAQVPVHIPVNVCGNSVDIIGLLNPAFGNSCANVG; encoded by the coding sequence ATGAGCGTCAAGAAGGTTGCCGCTGTCGGCGCCGCCGTCGTCGGCATCGTTGCGGCTGGTGCGGGCTCCGCCATGGCGAGCTCCAGCGCCGAGGGCGTCACGGCGGGCTCCCCCGGCGTGCTGAGCGGCAACCAGGCTCAGGTCCCGGTGCACATCCCGGTCAACGTCTGCGGCAACTCGGTGGACATCATCGGCCTGCTGAACCCGGCCTTCGGCAACTCCTGCGCCAACGTCGGCTGA